Proteins encoded within one genomic window of Bacillus sp. 1NLA3E:
- a CDS encoding NAD(P)H-dependent flavin oxidoreductase, with translation MMQSKMTKLLQIEHPIIQAPMAGGITTSSLVSSVSNAGGLGMIGAGYMSSSQIRDQIREVKQLTKKNFGINLFIPSEFNVSESAILKANQLLQPIKEQLNLKNISYKLPIVKNEWETFHEQLRVVIEEGVPVCSFTFGVPSKEVIKELKKHQITLIGTATTAREAKIIEDVGMDIIVVQGSEAGGHRGTFVGNPQDSSIGLISLIPQVVAEVNIPILAAGGIMDGKGLRASICLGASGVQMGTAFLTCLESGAHNAHKQAILKSKGDQTVLTRVYSGKWARGIKNKFYSHLQEHEVTLPDFPIQNTLTSTIRKAASMQNNPEYMSLWAGQSASLAKNLSVEELMNQIIAEAKEVEKNL, from the coding sequence ATGATGCAAAGTAAAATGACAAAACTCCTGCAAATTGAACATCCAATTATTCAGGCACCTATGGCTGGAGGGATCACGACTTCAAGTCTAGTATCATCCGTATCAAATGCAGGTGGTCTAGGAATGATTGGTGCTGGATATATGAGTTCCAGCCAAATTCGTGATCAAATAAGGGAAGTTAAGCAATTAACCAAGAAAAATTTTGGGATAAACCTATTTATTCCCAGCGAATTTAATGTTTCAGAGAGTGCTATTTTAAAAGCAAACCAATTGTTACAACCCATTAAAGAACAGCTAAATTTAAAAAACATTTCCTATAAACTTCCCATTGTTAAAAATGAATGGGAGACTTTTCATGAACAACTAAGAGTTGTAATAGAAGAAGGAGTCCCAGTATGTTCCTTTACTTTTGGGGTTCCTTCTAAGGAAGTTATAAAAGAGTTAAAAAAACATCAAATCACTTTAATAGGAACAGCAACAACAGCTAGAGAAGCCAAAATTATAGAAGATGTCGGAATGGATATCATTGTCGTTCAAGGAAGTGAGGCGGGTGGACACCGCGGAACATTTGTAGGCAACCCTCAAGATAGTTCAATTGGATTAATATCACTCATTCCACAAGTAGTGGCAGAGGTGAATATTCCAATATTGGCTGCAGGAGGAATTATGGATGGTAAAGGATTAAGGGCATCGATTTGTTTAGGAGCATCGGGAGTACAGATGGGAACGGCATTCTTAACCTGTTTGGAAAGTGGCGCTCACAATGCCCACAAACAAGCCATTCTTAAATCTAAGGGAGATCAAACAGTTTTAACTCGAGTGTATTCTGGAAAATGGGCTAGGGGGATAAAAAACAAATTCTATTCCCATCTCCAGGAACATGAAGTGACACTGCCAGATTTTCCGATTCAAAATACATTAACAAGCACGATTAGAAAGGCTGCTTCAATGCAAAACAACCCAGAATATATGTCATTATGGGCAGGCCAAAGTGCAAGTTTGGCTAAAAATCTGTCTGTTGAAGAGTTAATGAACCAAATTATTGCTGAGGCAAAAGAAGTTGAAAAAAACTTATAA